DNA from Nitrospiria bacterium:
CAAGAAAATGGTTAATTTTTAACTTTTACTAGGCAGATATTTGCCTATTTTGTAACCCCTTAAATTTTAAAGGAAAATTTCTAAAAAAGAGTCTTTTTTACTTGGGGTGTAGTTAAGAAACTGTTTTTAACCATTTTTCGGTTCCCTTTTAAAAGAAGGGTTGGTCAGATTGTTTTTATCTCTTTTAAAAATAAAAACCGGGTTTTGGATCTTGGTTTCAATCTTTTAACGCAATAAGTTGATTGAAAACTTCATCAGGTTTCATCTAATTGAGTACTTTTTTCCCCTTAAGAGGCAATCGGTTTAAAAAACTTTAAAAGCAAATCCATGAAAAACATTTCAAATCCATTTGGTTCAATAATTGCTTTAATATATAGGAAAAATGAAATTTTTGGATCAAACAAATGGCAGGAATAAATCGAGAAACTTTTTTTAAAAAGCCACACCCCTCTAAAAAAACCTTACAGAGGGGGGGTCATCTGGACCTATGGAAGGGGAGGATGATTGAGGAAAGACGAAAATTTAGAAGGCCCACTCTGGTGGCATGCCTTGAAATAAAGCCCCTTAGGAAAAGCAAAGGTGTAAAGGGTTATGCCATTAATGTCTCCTATAGCGGGATGGGATTGTACTCTCAAAGCTCAATATCCAAAGAAAATGAGTTAGAGATCAAGGTGTTTTATACCGATGCCCCCTTTGAAAAAGAGTTTGAGGTGTACGAGGGACAGGTGAAGTGGTGCAGGAAAATTGGTGATTGTTTTGCGGTAGGTGTTGAATTTAAAAACGTTGATCCCCATTCTCATTGCACATTGGTTTCCTTTCTAGAGCAAACCAGGGCATTTGAGTAATTAGTATATTTTCAATTCTTCCTCTTCCCCATAATCAACCCCTTGGTTTTTAAATCGAATCCTTTCCTTTGTGATAATGATGAATAAAAAAGAAAAAAATCTTGTTGAGGAAAACAACATATTTAAATATGCGGGTATCGAAAAGTCCGCTCTGTCTGGTCTTTTGGAGGGAATGCTATTTTTAGATCCGGACGGGAAAGTGCTTTTTTAAACAGCGTTGCAAAAAACCCATTGGGTCATTTAACTTTGGGCTCATCGTGGAAGTGAGTGGGTAAATTTTGTCATTACCCGCCTGTCCGGCGGGCACTTGCAGGCAGGGGAAAGCGGAAATCCAGGCCCTTCCCATCATTCCCGCGAAACCTGTCCTCGAATGCCTCTATCGGGGAGCGGGAATCCAGAAGATGTTGATTTTTTGAATCCTGGATTCCTGCCTGCCGGCAGGCGGGCCCGATAAAAACATTCGGGAATGACGAACTGGATTTTGCAGGAACCTC
Protein-coding regions in this window:
- a CDS encoding PilZ domain-containing protein, translating into MIEERRKFRRPTLVACLEIKPLRKSKGVKGYAINVSYSGMGLYSQSSISKENELEIKVFYTDAPFEKEFEVYEGQVKWCRKIGDCFAVGVEFKNVDPHSHCTLVSFLEQTRAFE